The genome window CATTTTTGATGAATCAATCTCAAGACAAAGGTGAAGGGCAAATGTTGAAGGATTTTTAACCCTCAGCAATGTGTTGGTGCACCACAACCAAATTCACCTACTAAATTGGCGCCAAACACAAAGGTCCTAATTTTGATTCTGTGCAGGAACATCACTGAAAAATATCGAATCAAAATGGTTGCAGCAAACAATCAACCAAGGTCAGCCCAGGGACCATTGATCATTGGTTCTCTACCCCAGACTCGGTCCGACAACACACCAACAAAGACGCCCATATctttctgattttttttattaCATAATTTACAGTACAGTCTATTCTTTTACAGCATACTTCCTCATAGGGAAAGCTCGCTCCTTTCTGACTTGCTTGCTGGACTTGAGAGACTTCTCATGTGGGGTAAGAGCACGTCGCATAGCCCTGGTCTTCTTCTTGCGGAGATCCTTTGGTTTGTATTTCTTGCTCTTGTAGTATTTTCGTAGATTCTCCTTCTGTTTCTGGTGAATAATAGTGTAAACTCGGGCAATAGACTTTCGTACTACATGgctgaaaaatgtgaaaaaaaattaagttGTAAGAACTAAAATGATAACAATTCATGACACAAAGCGGTTTGCCTTCCTCGACAGATGTTTCTACTTCTGGATTGAGCACACTTGTGATCAATgtgtaaggtaaggtggtacaagtACAAGCAAACTTTTCAACTCAGACCAGTGCCTCAGTGTCCATGTTCTACAAGGTGTTTTTTTCAATAGTGTATGGACCATCACCTTAGTTCTCAAAAAGCAAACATCAATTTCAGAAAAGAAGAGCAAAGCTTCTTCCAATAAATTCAAATGAATTTTACTTCCGTCTCATCCACACAATAAATTCTTGCACTTTACTCACATTTTTGAGAGTTTAGAGGCAGCTCCACCAGTAACCTTGGTAACTCGAAGTGCAGCAAGTTCCTAGAAGAGGAAAATATTAGAATAAATTCATTGGTTCCCAATATTGAGATGGACCACAAAGCCAAGTGGTCATGAAGTGTATCTGTCCCTTGTACAGATGTTTTCTTGTAAAATGACGATTGTTGTTTCTATACAAGTTTACCTCtctgtaatcagaacacctctctagtaaggacagcatttttcagacccaaggatgtccttaacagagaggttttaCTATACTTGTGTATATAGGCACAAATCTGTCCAAGCTACACACCTGCTTGAGGTCCTCAAGCTGCTTAAGCAGTTCCTCTTTCTTCCGGGTACGGAGCTCTTTGGCCTTGACCTTCACCTAAAAAAGTTAAACATTTTTACTGAGAAAATGCATTGGAAACAGGCTTTTTGCCCACCATTAACTGTACATGTAGGATGCCGCAGCAAAAACAATGGCGTAAATGAGGTGACACGGGCTGGAGATATCACCGTCTCCAGATCAAGACCTGATGTCTTCACACTTGCAGGACGATACACATTCACATCTTTAACCAGATAGGCCTGTGGCTATACCGCTATACGCCAGACCTAAACAACCACCTTGGTCGGGATTGGAAAGTTGGCCACCTGGCAGTCTATTTAGCCCATCGCCCGAGCCACATCTTGAAGGGCACTGGCCATTGTTTGTATGTACAGAGAATAATAAACATGACAtacataattatcatgtctgcATGTACAATTTGTGCATGCATctgatgtacattttacaagtgaaaaatatTGAAGTACGCTGATGCACTAAGGGAGTTTACATGCTCAAAACTCCTAATATTTCGCAGGTATCATGCGTCAAATTAAGCTGACAGTAAAGAAAGATACCGAAAGAATGCATAGACTTCAGTATTGATTCAATTCAAAGTATAGGGAGAGAGATGAATAGGGATTTATTTGAGTATCTTTAACGACACCAACCATGTTGGATTCGGCTTGTTGAAAAGATCGAAAGCGAGGCTACTATGATTTACCAAAGAAATCGGTATCCAAATATGAAACAAAATAATGGCCTCAAATCCAACTTTCACATAATTTCATAAAAACTATAGTTTGTACAAACTCGTTATAAAGTAATTGCTTTGTGAATATTGCATCAATTACTTACCATATTAGCTGTACAATAAAAAACTAAGAAATATTTTTTCGTGATCACTATCCGGAGACCATCTACTAGGGTAAACGTCAGTGCACTTTACTTCCGGGGTCGGGTGTGAGCAATTTGTTGGATTTTGCAGAATAAAGATGTCAAAAGCATCGAATAGTACGAAGTTTAGGCAGGTCAATGTCGACGAATTTAATGAAGATAACTTTCAGGACGAGCAGCTAGAAGAAACAGACAACTATTCAATCAATGAATCCGAAGTAAATGAGTTGATTACAGTGTATCCtctttatttgatcatcattttTTGTCTGCTGTACATCTccctgtacattgtacatgtagatcactTCTGGACGAGTCTTTATTCGGAATCACTCCCTTAAGGGTGttcggttaaaatttacaatccccgatcggaaatgacgtagtttgatcgcattcaactttcaatccattgaacagtggtgcttcgttagtcaaccgatgacctttttttggggtgtgatcggggattgtaaactcgttccgggATATATTTTAGTGCTTAGTTGGACATGACCaggggcccttactgtgtatactagtcacttgaagatggccaaattagcccctcttctcctgcctatagtccccctttaagttgaTTTTGGTATTAAAgataatgtttaaaaaatatccTTGACGTAaacatcagaaaaaaacttgaTGAGGCCTTAAAAATTGTTCTGGACCATCCACCAGTCAACGTCAAGGATAAGAGAGTAAAGGTAAGTAAAACATTTTGCCAGCAAGTTTATTACAACACAAAAGTGTTCTCTCCACCAACAGTCAGTAAAGTTGGGACAATTGGGTCAATTGATGAAAACTGCCCAATTGGACAATTGTGGAATGTGAGGTAACACACGATGAGACCTGAATTGTTGTGCAGGAGTATGATAAGTTCGAACTCGACAACCTATTGGAAGAGAAGACAATACTTCTTGAAGTTGGCCTTTACCATCAATTGTATTTTGTGCTTCAGGAAAAGGTCTTCAGTATGTTTCTAAAGGTGCTTTCCTGCTATAAAAGTAGCGATGTTGAGCGGGCTGTAAAAAGTTTGGACAGCGCTCGCCTTGACGTTCTCATGAAATATATCTACAGAGGATTCGAGGATGCCACTGAAAACTCTTCTGCCATTCTCTTGACGTTCCATGAAAAGGTAAGCATCAAGGCCCACACTTTGACTATAGATCAATGTTGGTGGCTTTTGTGGAGTCCTGTGACTCTTGTAACTGCATCCATCCATCCGTTTCTGTTTTTGAGCCCAGCttcatttctccaaaaaggaaaaaatgaatgaaatttgacattttctaATTGTGTTATTATGTattaaatattgatttcaacaataCTGTCGTGTGGCCTGAGCTAATTTgcttgcataataactgcacagaGGCAGTCTTTATTTCAATGGACCTGcagaagagaaaaaaactaaGTAAATGAGCAGAGAATGTCTTTAAGATTATACACTCCAgtaattcaaattttaaatataTTATCTTGTAGGTGGTTGCTGTGGGCGGTTTAGGGTGCATTGTACGGGTGCTTACAGACCGGAAGAAAGTCTAAGGAGAGGAAGAGCCAATGACAGATGTATCAGTTGTAATGTGAACTGCCAACATTTGTGCCGCTTAATTTTTGCAGTtaatgatttttattttggggGATTACAATGTCCCTTTTAGTTCccatgaatatttttttcactattCACAGAGTCAGAGGTTATCTTGCAAATTcctcaaaaataaaatgcctgcAAAAAATTGGTGGTTCATATTCAGCAAGTACAATTATAGAACAGGCAGGAGATAGCTGGTCACTCCTGAAGAAAATGAAGAGTTTCATCGCAGAGCGAGATTGATCCGATTTGACCTAGTTCAGAAAAAGGCTTCAAGGTTCGGATTGGACTGAAAATGCATTGTAAAATGTTGGACTCTTATTATCATGAACATTTCACTGTTGGTCTGAATGCTCTGCAATTTGGAGGACATATCAGGCAAAATGTTGGAAATGGCTCATATCTTGTTTTGCAATGAATCTCTTCAATCGAAGAGAATTTAACATCCTGGGATTAGTTAGGATATTTAGTGCTATTTGAATAAACATTAGACAGCCCAGAGTGTTGAAAAGTACTTTTTTATGCATGGTCTCCTTACTTGGTAGCCACGATGTGTTGGGTTTCAAAAAGTTTCATGCAACTAGAAAGGTAAATTGACAGTAAATTTTGAATTGGTTGACAGGTTTCACTATGTTTTTAATTAAAAAATTCCTTTTGTGATGTGTATGTCAACAGCCAACATGTAGCTACATGTAAAGTATTTTTCATCACCCtggagaaaagagaaacaaaATGTAATAGTTATGTACAGTTTTatattagaaaaaaatattggaACCTTCTACGGGATTGTAATTTGTAGTGGAAGGGATTGTAATTAGTAGTGGAACTAACGGTGATAGTGTTAAAGGAGTAGTAGTATGAGTAACTGCTGGCTGGAATGATCTATGTTTTTACAAGATCTCTCTTATTAACACCGCCATTCTTATCTGTAAATGCCAGTCATCAAACCATCCTACTCCTCCTTTAATCGAGCATGAGCTGGTATCATTTCATGTCGCATGTAAAGAACTTGGATGCTATATTCCGATATTCCAAACGAAAGCATTAGAGGTAATACCTCCAAGCTGCTTTTGGGAACCATCCCCAGCTGTGTGGATTGGTTCATATCTGAGCTATATTGTACCTACACCTACTTAATTATCAAGACATCAGTTCACTCATATGCCTTCAAAGCTACAAAAAATTGTCTCTGCCGTTTGTGCATTGGTATGCATCTAAATGAAGCAGAAAATAAGTTTTAAAAAGGAGCAACAGTTAGTGCTATTGTTGTGTGAAAATACAATGGCACTCTTTGTTTGTAACCGCTAGTTAAGACAAGTGGCTGATGAGAAAGTGAAATTCTTTGGATTGATTTTGCGGGCCAAAGCAGGGTTAAAGGAGAGTGTCTCAAGATATTGCTGGCCTGGCAGTAAAGATACTGGTACTTACAGAGTCCCTGTTGGGAGGACAATCTTGGATGCCTCAGAAAATGTGCATCAACATTCTACCACCTGTTTGCGTAGACTTAAGGTTGTATACCTGCACCGCCTACACAGGCACTCTGCAACTATCAGTGTTGGCAATGCATTACCTTTAGACATTCTCCTTTAAACAGACTGTTGTGCTGTTCACCTTCCATGTATATAAATGTAACTTGTGGTATTGGTGTATATGAATGAATAaatttcttatacatgtatttaatcaTGTAGTTCTCCTTTTGTGCAAAGTCATGGTATCGGCAACTTTAGTGACAGGTCAGTGTTC of Lineus longissimus chromosome 17, tnLinLong1.2, whole genome shotgun sequence contains these proteins:
- the LOC135501463 gene encoding large ribosomal subunit protein uL29-like, translated to MVKVKAKELRTRKKEELLKQLEDLKQELAALRVTKVTGGAASKLSKIHVVRKSIARVYTIIHQKQKENLRKYYKSKKYKPKDLRKKKTRAMRRALTPHEKSLKSSKQVRKERAFPMRKYAVKE
- the LOC135501555 gene encoding actin-related protein 2/3 complex subunit 5-B-like produces the protein MSKASNSTKFRQVNVDEFNEDNFQDEQLEETDNYSINESEVNELITVKKLDEALKIVLDHPPVNVKDKRVKEKVFSMFLKVLSCYKSSDVERAVKSLDSARLDVLMKYIYRGFEDATENSSAILLTFHEKVVAVGGLGCIVRVLTDRKKV